In Cotesia glomerata isolate CgM1 linkage group LG3, MPM_Cglom_v2.3, whole genome shotgun sequence, one genomic interval encodes:
- the LOC123261511 gene encoding HEAT repeat-containing protein 5B isoform X1, protein MMELSHSLTLNEDALNQIPEAKRPVFVFEWLRFLDKVLVAAQKNDIKGCQQKLVEQLSRHMQSAPGPPTRRLIARCLATLFSVGDTFLLFDTVNKCNDILKNKDDSPSFLPTKLAAICCVGAMYEKLGRMMGRSYEETVQILIKSLRSAESQVRIEIMHTLEKVCAGMGSAIINVHKEISKVARSYLIDRSMAVRCSAAKCLLEMLNHAPFLYTNEIEAMATLCFRAFEGSNYEVRCSVAKLLGTLCAMTQLPAPKPKNPMTSQAKNSKSISLEEVLNLLMGGFPRGGVGFLKGTGEIIKGNSSVNKEIRVGVTHAYVIFVQILGGTWLERNIGVFVVHVLDLVANSKAANSHIDAVYCRKCINFILRGTVGKLLGEGAQAAACKEIAHIILKEMNSIDFNPENAKDFNQETLYSQHLLVCALQEIGNLILSLGTTASNLITDQSLCLIDTIMAVLVHPCLAARLAASWCLRCICVAVPSQITPLIDKCIDGIENMRSSPEAIAGYSSALAAVLGSVRLSPLGVPHTKGKIIFNTAEELLRCAAQNSRLSLNRTQAGWLLIGAIMTLGTAVVKGLLPRMLLLWRNVFPRSAKELESEKARGDEFTWHVTLEGRAGALSAMYSFLLHCPELVNDDIIRRLLTPIESALAMLINISPVIKNYSQLKVPSAMVRLRLYETLLLLPPQTFEGSYTHLLRMLVSEFTLAENSGNTTTSLLRIVCHASDSVILGTWLQETEHRTIEDQMEPNRRADVEHLQPNSAAGSGALEHNICSLYRPVSPNETIPGPLPLGVAVIDSSVSLFGQIFPRVANKHRLQMLDHFGECIKHAKSSRQEAIQMNVFTAVLSGLKGLNETKTGFGQEDVKKSATNLIVGTLVSNNSILRWAAGEAVGRMAQVISDPKYTAKLAQMSFDRLKSARDVVTRTGHSLALGCLHRYVGGMGSSQHLNTSVSILLALAQDNTSPVVQVWALHALALIADSGGPMFRGYVEPTLSLILMLLLNVSHSHIDVHQCIGKVLSALITTIGPELQGNTSSICTARQSFLCACAIMQDHQDPLVQAEATGCLQQLHLFAPRHVNLSSLVPTLCRTLSSNHLLLRKAAISCLRQLAQREAKEVCEHAMSLANESRDTNIVEGLTITETGLPGVLFSLLDIETDSGLIKDIHDILTSMLQMLAANNLSLWIALCKDVLTVASEASTCEEISIISNEDSLVGNDSADAEGDDDQAEFHADESKLRPSVSPRWPTRVFAAQCVRRIITTCINNNNKQAHFDLSVAKEFQQVKGRGDYLVLHLSDLVRMAFIAATSDCDPLRLEGLKTLQEIIEKFAKVPEPEFPGHLLLEQFQAQVGAALRPAFSPETPSHVTAAACEACSAWIGSGVARDLNDLRRVHQLLVSSLEKLRDGHTRPQLYNESLLTLERLAILKAWAEVYVVAMINNGSTPNIRNSSLRNISKTENTDNDDFGQFEFQNESLLSLVQPELLSLSQYWLAALRDHALLLLPPEFASQLPHEGGAFYTTDTMESARPYYIKSWSPILHAAALWLNTKGFDLNQMTVDNIPTPNNNCNSYNNNNNNNNNNNNNNNNNNNNDNNNPSDNNINNSKSNTSIEHFHLLFGICMEALCSSRSSESPQNIKICLSALFTLLDSMWVRKILTADISLPIELCNVLHRLLLTQDNCIIQMMTMEVLKQIVKAVEENLEEKKLIELKKLVPANSEAINREELELLGEGGETGELKPGKSFIFAVLEICLCVLVRQLPALNPNPEGTTAILLQKSYVASEENGKLITLTLSIMETLPSLCSPQGALSILPTLLYLATGIIRETGVRVDNQNTRTASEASVHASLHCLKSFITNKYSTYTGSQKQWMELLQSALAKIIDLAKSGNDETKMDEVTMMLGIAVFVLHAVPEVVSAPNIQFPCINHFRQAIQSTNTLVRLKCVQTLKTIFIHPEKSISTPYIHTLAPRLVEYLYSDQSKQVENDLELSFTIECISTIEALITLADSKTRELMQGIQMLTLLVPILINYLLEEDKLLQGNQWQISLHQQSFQWLNKIGPKYPQEFKTLMSQSTELKTKLENAVHLSHQQAQRHSKQPETIKPLFTKIVTPSIKLKTDFSNFN, encoded by the exons ATGATGGAGTTGAGTCATAGTTTAACATTAAATGAGGATGCATTAAATCAAATTCCTGAAGCCAAACGACCAGTCTTTGTATTTGAATGGTTACGATTTTTAGATAAAGTTTTAGTCGCCGCacaaaaa aatgacATCAAAGGTTGTCAACAAAAATTAGTCGAACAATTAAGCAGACATATGCAAAGTGCACCAGGTCCACCAACACGAAGACTAATAGCTCGATGTCTTGCAACATTGTTTAGTGTTGGAGATACATTTCTGCTATTTGACACCGTAAACAAATGTAAtgacatcttaaaaaataaagatgatTCTCCAAGTTTTCTTCCTACAAAATT agcTGCTATATGTTGTGTTGGAGCTATGTACGAAAAATTAGGACGTATGATGGGTAGATCGTATGAAGAAACAGTtcaaattcttataaaatcactACGATCAGCTGAATCTCAAGTAAGGATTGAAATAATGCATACATTAGAAAAAGTATGTGCTGGTATGGGTTCAGCAATAATAAATGTGCATAAAGAAATATCTAAAGTGGCTCGAAGTTATCTAATAGACAGATCAATGGCTGTTAGATGTTCTGCCGCAAAATGTCTTTTGGAAATGCTAAATCACGCTCCGTTTCTTTATACTAATGAAATTGAGGCTATGGCAACATTATGCTTTCGAGCATTTGAAGGTTCTAATTATGAAGTACGGTGTTCTGTGGCTAAATTATTAGGTACTTTATGTGCAATGACACAGCTTCCAGCTCCAAAGCCAAAAAATCCAATGACTTCTCAAGCTAAAAATAGTAAATCGATATCACTTGaggaagttttaaatttattaatgggCGGATTTCCGCGAGGTGGAGTTGGATTTCTGAAAGGAACTGGAGAAATTATAAAAGGCAATTCAAGTGTTAATAAAGAAATTCGTGTTGGCGTGACACATGCTTACGTTATTTTCGTACAAATATTAGGCGGAACATGGTTGGAAAGAAATATTGGAGTATTTGTTGTACATGTCCTTGATCTTGTAGCAAATTCAAAAGCTGCAAATTCTCATATAGATGCTGTTTATTGTAGAAAGTGTATCAATTTTATTCTTCGAGGTACTGTCGGAAAACTTTTAGGAGAAGGAGCTCAAGCAGCAGCGTGTAAAGAAATAGctcatattattttaaaggAAATGAACTCTATTGATTTTAATCCGGAAAACGCTAAAGACTTTAATCAAGAAACACTCTACAGTCAACATTTATTGGTTTGTGCATTACAAGAAATAGGTAATTTAATCCTCAGTCTTGGAACAACGGCATCAAATTTAATCACAGATCAATCTCTGTGTCTTATTGATACAATAATGGCAGTGTTAGTCCATCCATGTCTAGCAGCACGATTAGCAGCCTCATGGTGTCTTCGTTGTATTTGTGTTGCTGTACCAAGTCAAATTACACCGTTGATTGATAAATGCATTGACGGTATTGAAAATATGAGAAGTTCACCGGAGGCTATTGCTGGATACAGTAGTGCTCTTGCTGCAGTATTAGGTAGTGTGAGATTATCTCCATTAGGAGTACCTCATACTAaaggaaaaattatattcaacaCTGCTGAAGAGTTATTAAGATGTGCTGCTCAAAATAGCCGATTATCTCTTAATAGAACTCAAGCTGGTTGGTTATTGATTGGAGCTATTATGACTTTAGGCACTGCTGTTGTTAAAGGCTTACTACCAAGGATGCTTTTATTATGGCGAAATGTTTTTCCGAGATCTGCTAAGGAATTGGAAAGTGAGAAAGCTCGAGGAGATGAGTTTACTTGGCATGTTACTTTGGAAGGTCGTGCAGGTGCACTTTCAGCTATGTACAGTTTTTTATTACACTGTCCTGAACTAGTAAATGATGATATTATTCGTAGACTACTTACACCAATAGAATCTGCACTTGCAATGCTTATTAACATTTCAccagttataaaaaattatagtcaACTAAAAGTACCATCAGCAATGGTTCGTCTTCGATTATATGAAACATTATTACTCTTACCACCCCAAACCTTTGAGGGTTCATACACTCATTTACTTAGAATGTTGGTTTCCGAATTTACATTAGCAGAAAATTCAGGAAACACTACAACATCACTACTACGGATCGTGTGTCATGCCAGCGATTCTGTAATTTTAGGAACTTGGCTTCAAGAAACAGAACATCGTACCATTGAAGATCag ATGGAACCTAATCGAAGAGCAGATGTAGAACAC ttacagCCTAACAGCGCTGCCGGTTCTGGAGCTCTCGAACACAATATATGTTCTTTATATCGGCCTGTATCACCT AATGAAACAATTCCTGGGCCACTTCCACTTGGCGTTGCAGTGATTGATTCATCAGTATCATTATTTGGCCAAATATTTCCTCGAGTTGCTAATAAGCATCGTTTACAAATGTTAGATCATTTTGGAGAATGTATCAAGCATGCTAAATCTAGCCGCCAAGAAGCTATACAAATGAATGTATTTACAGCAGTGTTAAGTGGTTTGAAAGGGCTTAACGAAACAAAAACTGGATTTGGACAAGAAGATGTCAAGAAATCAGcaacaaatttaattgtcGGTACACTCGTTagcaataattcaattttacgATGGGCGGCTGGGGAAGCCGTTGGACGTATGGCTCAAGTAATTTCAGACCCAAAATACACAGCAAAATTAGCTCAAATGAGTTTCGATCGTTTAAAATCTGCCCGAGATGTTGTTACTAGAACTGGCCACTCCTTAGCATTAGGTTGCTTACATAGATACGTAGGAGGAATGGGATCAAGTCAACATCTAAATACTAGTGTTAGTATTCTTCTCGCTCTTGCTCAAGATAATACATCTCCAGTAGTCCAGGTATGGGCTTTACACGCTTTAGCACTTATTGCAGACTCTGGAGGCCCAATGTTTCGCGGTTATGTTGAGCCTACTTTGTCTTTAATATTgatgttattattaaatgtgTCACATTCACATATCGATGTTCATCAATGCATTGGAAAAGTTTTGTCTGCTTTAATAACAACTATCGGGCCTGAACTTCAAGGCAATACATCATCTATTTGTACAGCTCGACAATCTTTTCTTTGTGCTTGTGCAATAATGCAAGATCATCAAGATCCTTTAGTTCAAGCAGAGGCAACTGGATGTCTTCAACAGTTGCACTTATTTGCCCCACGTCATGTAAATTTATCTTCTCTTGTGCCAACTTTATGCCGTACATTATCAAGCAATCATTTACTCCTTCGTAAAGCAGCAATATCGTGTTTGAGACAACTTGCTCAGCGAGAAGCTAAGGAAGTATGTGAACACGCGATGAGTTTAGCAAACGAAAGTAGAGATACAAATATTGTTGAAGGTTTAACAATAACCGAGACAGGTCTTCCGGGAGTTCTTTTTAGTTTACTAGACATTGAAACTGATAGTGGACTCATTAAAGATATACACGATATTTTAACAAGTATGCTACAAATGTTAGCGGCTAATAATCTCTCTCTTTGGATAGCTCTTTGCAAAGACGTACTTACAGTAGCATCAGAAGCTAGTACATGTGaagaaatatcaataatatctAATGAAGATAGCCTTGTAGGTAATGACAGTGCTGATGCAGAAGGTGATGATGACCAAGCGGAGTTTCATGCCGATGAATCTAAATTGCGCCCTAGTGTATCTCCAAGGTGGCCAACGCGTGTTTTTGCTGCTCAGTGTGTCCGTCGTATTATAACCActtgtataaataataataataaacaagcACATTTCGACTTATCAGTCGCTAAAGAATTTCAGCAAGTAAAAGGTCGAGGTGATTATCTAGTTTTACATCTATCTGATCTTGTACGAATGGCTTTTATTGCTGCAACAAGTGATTGTGATCCATTACGTTTGGAGGGATTGAAAACTCTtcaagaaattattgaaaagttTGCTAAAGTACCTGAACCTGAATTCCCGGGACATTTACTTCTAGAGCAATTTCAGGCGCAAGTAGGAGCTGCTTTAAGACCAGCATTTTCTCCAGAGACACCATCTCATGTAACCGCTGCCGCTTGTGAAGCTTGTAGTGCTTGGATAGGCAGTGGAGTAGCTCGGGATCTTAATGATCTTCGACGTGTTCACCAATTGCTTGTTTCATCATTAGAAAAACTACGTGATGGCCATACACGTCCGCAGTTATATAATGAAAGTCTTCTAACTTTAGAAAGATTGGCTATTCTTAAAGCATGGGCTGAAGTATATGTTGTAGCGATGATAAACAACGGTTCTACTCCAAATATACGTAATTCATCGTTAAGAAATATTAGTAAAACAGAAAATACAGATAATGATGATTTTGGtcaatttgaatttcaaaatgaGAGTCTCTTGAGTTTAGTACAACCTGAATTATTGAGTTTAAGTCAATATTGGCTTGCAGCATTACGTGATCATGCTTTACTCTTATTACCACCAGAATTTGCAAGTCAATTACCTCACGAAGGAGGTGCATTTTACACAACAGATACAATGGAATCTGCAAGGccttattatattaaatcatGGTCACCTATTCTTCATGCTGCTGCTTTGTGGTTAAATACAAAAGGATTTGATTTGAATCAAATGACGGTCGATAATATTCCAACGCCTAATAATAATTGCAACAGct acaacaacaacaacaacaacaacaataataataataataacaataataataataataacaatgacaataataatccttcagataataatattaataattccaaaTCAAATACTAGTATCGAACATTTTCATCTTCTTTTCGGTATTTGTATGGAAGCACTATGTAGTTCACGTTCTTCTGAGTCTccacaaaatataaaaatctgTCTCAGCGCCCTATTTACTTTATTAGACTCCATGTgggttagaaaaattttaactgccGATATTTCACTTCCTATTGAACTTTGTAATGTTCTTCATAGACTTTTATTGACGCAAGACAACTGTATAATTCAAATGATGACAATGGAAGTACTGAAACAAATTGTAAAGGCTGTTGAAGaaaatttagaagaaaaaaaattaatcgaattaaaaaaattggtgcCAGCTAATTCAGAAGCGATAAATCGTGAAGAATTAGAATTATTGGGCGAAGGAGGAGAAACAGGAGAATTGAAGCCAGGcaaatcattcatttttgCAGTTTTAGAAATTTGTCTTTGTGTTTTAGTTCGACAATTACCTGCTTTGAATCCTAATCCTGAAGGAACAACTGCTATTCTATTACAAAAAAGTTACGTTGCTTCTGAAGAAAATGGAAAACTTATTACTTTAACTCTCAGTATTATGGAAACTCTTCCATCTCTTTGCTCACCTCAAGGTGCTCTATCAATTCTTCCAACTCTTCTTTATTTAGCTACTGGTATTATACGAGAAACTGGAGTTCGAgttgataatcaaaataccagAACAGCATCGGAGGCATCTGTTCATGCTTCGTTACATtgtttgaagagtttcatcacaaataaatattcgacGTATACAGGAAGTCAAAAACAGTGGATGGAATTACTTCAAAGTGCTCTTGCTAAAATAATCGATTTAGCTAAATCAGGAAATGATGAGACAAAAATGGATGAAGTTACAATGATGCTTGGTATAGCTGTTTTTGTTCTTCATGCAGTACCAGAAGTTGTTAGCGCACCGAATATACAGTTTCCTTGCATCAATCATTTTAGACAAGCTATTCAGTCTACTAATACTCTG GTGAGGTTAAAATGTGTTCAGACAttgaaaacaatatttatacaTCCAGAAAAAAGTATTAGTACTCCTTATATCCATACTCTTGCACCCAGATtagttgaatatttatatagcGATCAGAGTAAACAAGTTGAAAATGATCTCGAATTGTCTTTTACTATAGAATGTATTAGTACTATTGAAGCTCTCATTACTCTTGCTGATTCTAAAACAc GAGAGCTAATGCAAG GTATTCAAATGCTGACTCTTCTTGTCccaatattgataaattatctGTTAGAAGAAGATAAATTACTACAAGGGAATCAATGGCAAATAAGTTTACATCAACAGAGTTTTCAATGGCTAAATAAGATTGGTCCAAAGTATCCTCAA gAATTCAAAACTTTGATGTCACAATCCACTGAGTTAAAGACTAAGTTAGAAAATGCAGTGCATTTAAGCCATCAACAAGCACAGAGACACTCAAAGCAACCAGAAACAATAAAACCATTGTTTACGAAAATAGTAACTCcatctataaaattaaaaactgatttttcaaattttaattaa